The proteins below are encoded in one region of Caulobacter henricii:
- the lexA gene encoding transcriptional repressor LexA encodes MLTRKQHELLMFIHERIKESGVSPSFDEMKEALDLASKSGIHRLITALEERGFIRRLAHRARALEVVKLPQQATTAAPPKGRGTFKPQVLEGGGAVAAPPAGATTVAANDSRDLPILGKIAAGTPIDAIQHERDRLPVPESMLGGGEHYVLEVQGDSMIEAGILDGDYVIIKKGDTATSGEIVVALVGEEATLKRLRKKGGSIALEAANPKYETRIFGPDQVEVQGKLVGLIRRYH; translated from the coding sequence ATGCTCACGCGCAAGCAGCACGAGCTGCTGATGTTCATCCATGAACGCATCAAGGAGAGCGGGGTTTCACCGTCCTTCGACGAGATGAAAGAGGCCCTGGACCTCGCCTCGAAGTCCGGCATCCACCGCCTGATCACCGCGCTGGAAGAGCGCGGCTTCATCCGCCGCCTGGCCCACAGGGCGCGGGCGCTGGAAGTGGTCAAGCTTCCGCAGCAGGCCACGACAGCTGCACCGCCCAAGGGGCGCGGCACCTTCAAGCCCCAGGTGCTGGAAGGCGGGGGCGCTGTGGCAGCGCCACCGGCCGGTGCAACAACGGTGGCCGCCAATGACAGCCGCGACTTGCCGATCCTGGGCAAGATCGCCGCCGGCACGCCCATCGACGCCATCCAGCACGAACGCGATCGGCTTCCGGTGCCGGAATCCATGCTCGGCGGCGGTGAGCACTATGTGCTTGAGGTGCAGGGCGACTCGATGATCGAGGCCGGCATTCTCGACGGCGACTATGTCATCATCAAAAAGGGCGACACGGCCACCTCGGGTGAGATCGTCGTGGCCCTGGTCGGCGAGGAAGCCACCCTCAAGCGCCTGCGCAAGAAGGGCGGCTCAATCGCCCTAGAGGCGGCCAATCCCAAATACGAAACCCGGATCTTCGGACCTGATCAGGTTGAAGTTCAGGGCAAGCTGGTGGGGCTGATCCGGCGGTATCACTAG
- the mfd gene encoding transcription-repair coupling factor, protein MAYDAKQIAKAAGGLTLAGAPEGFDALVMADIARARGGLTAFVARDTARANAFVDALKFFAPEIDAVLFPSWDCLPYDRVGPSAGVAAQRMATLSRLARGLGTAKPALLVIAAPAMLQRVPDKSVLMRASYSARVGNSVDIKDLERYFAVNGYVRASTVSEKGEFAIRGGVIDVYPSNAEEPVRLDLFGDTLESIRAFDPETQRSTRQLKDIDLLPVSEALLDADGISRFRRGYVARFGAPGDDPLYNTVSEGGRRAGLEHWLPLFYERMATLFDYLPAGSLIGVDHQATEARDERLAMIADAYEARASADRKSAYRPLEPSALYLTAAEWEEALDDRPHRRFTPFQPQGLDVIDMGAKLGRVFAAERAQDSVNLFEATADHAGDLTASGKRVLFASWSEGSSERLGTMLADHGLKKIPYAAYWQAAKASDPKVPQRVVLPLDHGFETENLAVISETDILGDRLARPRKKRRAANFLAEASALTPGDLVVHIDHGIGRYEGLKTLDVQGAPHDCLDLLYGGEAKLYLPVENIDLLTRYGTDGENVQLDKLGGAAWQGRKAKAKERLRVMAEGLIQIAAARQLKSVEETDAPQGVFDEFCARFPYEETDDQLSAIADVLSDLGSGKPMDRLICGDVGFGKTEVALRAAFVVAMSGKQVAIVCPTTLLARQHYKTFKDRFQGWPVKITRLSRLVTGKEAAETREGLANGQMEIVVGTHAVLSKQVSFKDLGLVIVDEEQHFGVKHKEKLKELRADVHMLTLTATPIPRTLQMALSGIREMSIIATPPVDRLAVRTYISPFDPVTLREALLREKYRGGQAYYVVPRIKDLEEIEKFLRTQVPEVKYIVGHGQMAATQLEDVMTAFYEGQYDVLLATTIVESGLDIPSANTLIVHRADMFGLAQLYQIRGRVGRSKARAYAYLTTPNEKTITLSAEKRLQVLQSLDSLGAGFQLASHDLDQRGGGNLLGDEQSGHIKEIGVELYQQMLEDAVAELRQRQGAEALLEDRGWSPQINTGAAVMIPDEYVPDLNVRLSLYRRLSEAEKSADREALAAELIDRFGPLPPETDSLLKVVAIKGLCREANVAKIDVGPKGAVASFRNDTYANPLGLMQYVAKNSLIWKVRPDQKVVIKGEWDSPAQRLDAAEKILGHLARIAKE, encoded by the coding sequence ATGGCCTACGATGCCAAGCAGATCGCCAAGGCGGCCGGTGGGCTGACTCTCGCCGGCGCACCCGAGGGCTTCGACGCCCTGGTCATGGCCGACATTGCCCGGGCGCGAGGGGGGCTGACCGCCTTCGTCGCCCGGGATACCGCCCGGGCCAATGCCTTTGTCGACGCGTTGAAGTTCTTCGCGCCGGAGATCGATGCCGTTCTGTTCCCGTCCTGGGACTGCCTGCCTTATGACCGCGTCGGGCCCTCGGCCGGCGTGGCCGCCCAGCGCATGGCCACCCTGTCGCGGCTGGCCCGGGGCCTGGGCACCGCCAAGCCCGCCCTGCTGGTGATCGCCGCACCTGCCATGCTGCAGCGCGTGCCCGACAAGTCCGTCCTGATGCGGGCCAGCTATTCGGCCAGGGTTGGCAATAGCGTCGATATCAAGGATCTGGAGCGCTATTTCGCCGTCAACGGCTATGTCCGCGCCTCCACGGTCTCGGAAAAGGGCGAGTTCGCAATCCGGGGCGGGGTCATCGACGTCTATCCCTCGAATGCCGAGGAACCGGTGCGCCTGGATCTGTTCGGCGACACGCTGGAGAGCATCCGCGCCTTCGATCCGGAGACCCAGCGCTCGACCAGGCAGCTGAAGGACATCGACCTGCTGCCGGTCAGCGAGGCCCTGCTGGACGCCGACGGCATCTCGCGGTTCCGGCGCGGCTATGTCGCCAGGTTCGGCGCGCCGGGCGATGATCCGCTCTACAATACGGTCAGCGAAGGCGGTCGCCGCGCCGGCCTCGAGCACTGGCTGCCGCTGTTCTATGAGCGGATGGCGACCCTCTTTGACTATCTGCCGGCCGGATCCCTGATCGGCGTCGACCATCAGGCCACCGAGGCGCGCGACGAGCGGCTGGCGATGATCGCCGACGCCTATGAGGCCCGCGCCAGCGCGGATCGCAAGTCGGCCTATCGTCCGCTCGAGCCCAGCGCGCTCTACCTGACCGCTGCCGAGTGGGAAGAGGCCCTCGACGATCGTCCGCACCGCCGGTTCACGCCGTTCCAGCCCCAGGGCCTGGATGTGATCGACATGGGCGCAAAGCTCGGCCGGGTTTTCGCCGCCGAGCGGGCCCAGGACAGCGTCAATCTGTTCGAGGCTACCGCGGACCATGCCGGCGACCTGACCGCCAGCGGCAAACGCGTGCTGTTCGCCTCCTGGTCCGAGGGCTCCTCGGAACGCCTCGGGACAATGCTGGCCGACCACGGCCTCAAGAAGATTCCCTATGCGGCCTACTGGCAGGCGGCCAAGGCCAGTGATCCCAAGGTTCCGCAGCGGGTTGTCCTGCCGCTCGACCACGGCTTCGAGACCGAAAACCTGGCGGTCATTTCCGAAACCGACATCCTCGGCGACCGCCTGGCCCGCCCGCGCAAGAAGCGCCGTGCCGCCAATTTCCTGGCCGAGGCCAGCGCCCTGACGCCGGGCGATCTCGTCGTCCACATCGACCACGGCATCGGCCGCTATGAGGGCCTCAAGACCCTCGACGTCCAGGGCGCGCCGCACGACTGCCTGGACCTGCTCTATGGCGGCGAGGCCAAGCTCTATCTGCCGGTCGAGAACATCGACCTCCTGACCCGCTACGGCACCGACGGCGAGAACGTCCAGCTCGACAAGCTCGGCGGCGCGGCCTGGCAGGGCCGCAAGGCCAAGGCCAAGGAACGCCTGCGGGTCATGGCCGAGGGCCTGATCCAGATCGCCGCCGCCCGCCAGCTGAAGTCGGTCGAAGAGACCGATGCGCCGCAAGGTGTGTTCGACGAGTTCTGCGCCCGCTTCCCCTATGAGGAAACCGACGACCAGCTGTCGGCCATTGCCGATGTGCTGAGCGATCTGGGCTCGGGCAAGCCCATGGACCGCCTGATCTGCGGCGACGTCGGGTTCGGCAAGACCGAGGTGGCCCTGCGCGCCGCCTTTGTGGTCGCCATGAGCGGCAAGCAGGTGGCCATCGTCTGCCCGACGACCCTGCTGGCCCGCCAGCACTACAAGACCTTCAAGGACCGCTTCCAGGGCTGGCCGGTCAAGATCACCCGCCTGTCACGTCTGGTCACCGGCAAGGAAGCCGCCGAGACCCGCGAAGGCCTGGCCAATGGCCAGATGGAGATCGTGGTCGGCACCCATGCGGTGCTCAGCAAGCAGGTCTCGTTCAAGGACCTGGGCCTGGTGATCGTCGACGAGGAGCAGCACTTCGGGGTCAAGCACAAGGAGAAGCTGAAAGAGCTTCGGGCCGACGTGCACATGCTGACCCTGACGGCCACCCCGATCCCGCGCACCCTTCAGATGGCGCTCAGCGGCATTCGCGAAATGTCGATCATCGCCACCCCGCCGGTCGATCGCCTGGCTGTGCGGACCTATATCAGCCCGTTCGATCCGGTAACCCTGCGCGAGGCCCTGCTGCGCGAGAAGTATCGCGGCGGCCAGGCCTATTACGTCGTGCCGCGCATCAAGGACCTGGAGGAGATCGAGAAGTTCCTCCGCACCCAGGTGCCGGAGGTGAAGTACATCGTCGGTCACGGCCAGATGGCGGCCACCCAGCTGGAAGACGTGATGACGGCCTTCTATGAGGGCCAGTACGACGTGCTGCTCGCCACAACCATCGTGGAAAGCGGGCTGGACATCCCCTCGGCCAACACCCTGATCGTGCACCGCGCCGACATGTTCGGCCTGGCCCAGCTCTATCAGATCCGGGGGCGGGTCGGCCGGTCCAAGGCGCGGGCCTATGCCTATCTGACTACGCCCAACGAAAAGACCATCACCCTGTCGGCCGAGAAGCGCCTGCAGGTCCTGCAATCCCTCGACAGCCTGGGGGCCGGCTTCCAGCTGGCCAGTCATGACTTGGACCAGCGGGGCGGCGGCAACCTGCTTGGGGACGAGCAGAGCGGCCACATCAAGGAGATCGGGGTCGAGCTCTATCAGCAGATGCTGGAAGATGCCGTCGCCGAACTGCGCCAGCGCCAGGGTGCCGAGGCCCTGCTGGAAGATCGCGGCTGGTCACCCCAGATCAATACCGGCGCGGCCGTGATGATCCCGGACGAGTATGTGCCGGACCTCAATGTGCGCCTGTCACTCTATCGCCGTCTGTCGGAAGCCGAGAAGTCGGCCGACCGCGAGGCCCTGGCGGCCGAGCTGATCGACCGCTTCGGCCCGTTGCCGCCCGAGACTGACAGCCTGCTCAAGGTGGTCGCCATCAAGGGCCTGTGCCGCGAAGCCAATGTCGCCAAGATCGATGTCGGGCCCAAGGGGGCCGTGGCCAGCTTCCGCAACGATACCTACGCCAACCCGCTGGGGCTGATGCAGTACGTCGCCAAGAACAGCCTGATCTGGAAAGTACGGCCCGACCAGAAGGTGGTGATCAAGGGCGAATGGGACAGCCCGGCCCAGCGGCTGGATGCGGCGGAGAAGATCCTTGGCCATCTGGCGCGGATCGCGAAGGAGTAG
- a CDS encoding succinate dehydrogenase assembly factor 2, protein MTIDHDSRLRRLRFRAWHRGFREADLILGPFADNHAQTLTPEQLDRLEALLENPDREIYAWIVGQEATPEAFETDVLAMIRTFRFEAHAVRPIGDGA, encoded by the coding sequence ATGACCATTGATCACGACTCCCGCCTTCGGCGGCTTCGGTTCCGCGCCTGGCATCGCGGGTTTCGGGAAGCGGACCTCATTCTGGGGCCGTTTGCGGACAACCACGCCCAGACCCTGACGCCAGAACAGCTGGATCGGCTCGAGGCGCTTTTGGAAAACCCGGATCGCGAGATCTATGCCTGGATCGTCGGCCAGGAGGCCACGCCCGAGGCGTTCGAAACCGACGTCCTGGCCATGATCCGTACCTTCCGTTTTGAGGCCCATGCGGTCCGCCCGATCGGCGACGGCGCTTAA
- a CDS encoding class I SAM-dependent methyltransferase: MDDGGWKSSARAWIADMGETGDFGRQYVLDGPMVDRLRRLTRGAALDVGCGEGRFCRLLRAEGFEPVGLDPTPELLSAARARDPDGVYVEGRAEALDFADGQFDLVVTYLSLIDIEGAQAAIAEMARVLRPGGTLLVANLSGFSTARAHEGWQRDLMGRLVHFAMDRYLERRSTWERWRGISIRNWHRPLSDYMQWFLGQGLVLTHFDEPAATGGPPAKAARYNRVPWYVILEWRKPAA, encoded by the coding sequence ATGGACGACGGAGGATGGAAGAGCTCGGCCAGGGCCTGGATCGCCGATATGGGCGAAACCGGCGACTTTGGCCGCCAGTATGTCCTCGATGGTCCGATGGTCGACAGACTGCGCCGGTTGACCAGGGGTGCGGCTCTGGATGTGGGCTGTGGGGAAGGGCGGTTCTGTCGCCTTCTGCGGGCCGAGGGTTTCGAGCCGGTTGGACTTGATCCGACCCCGGAGCTTCTGTCGGCGGCGCGGGCCCGCGATCCTGACGGTGTCTATGTCGAGGGGCGGGCCGAGGCGCTCGACTTCGCCGACGGGCAGTTTGATCTCGTGGTCACCTATCTCTCGCTGATCGACATTGAAGGGGCACAGGCCGCGATCGCCGAGATGGCGCGGGTTCTGCGGCCGGGCGGGACCCTGCTTGTCGCCAATCTCAGCGGCTTCAGCACCGCCCGTGCCCATGAGGGCTGGCAGCGTGATCTGATGGGCCGGCTCGTCCATTTCGCGATGGATCGCTATCTGGAGCGGCGGTCGACCTGGGAGCGCTGGCGCGGCATTTCCATTCGCAACTGGCACCGGCCGCTCAGCGACTACATGCAGTGGTTCCTTGGGCAGGGGCTGGTCCTGACCCATTTCGACGAGCCCGCAGCCACCGGTGGCCCACCGGCCAAGGCCGCGCGCTACAACCGCGTGCCCTGGTATGTGATCCTGGAGTGGCGCAAACCCGCTGCTTAA
- a CDS encoding DEAD/DEAH box helicase, producing MTEFSELGLSPTTLQAVADTGYTTATPIQAQAIPVALAGQDVLGIAQTGTGKTAAFTLPLIDKLMTGRAKARMPRALVIAPTRELADQVASSFEKYAKGTKLSWALLIGGVSFGDQEKKLDRGVDVLIATPGRLLDHFERGKLLMTGVQFLVVDEADRMLDMGFIPDIERIFKMTPPKKQTLFFSATMPPEITRLTKQFLKDPVRIEAARPATTNENITQLLVKVPSSDPKAKRLALRALIEKAQIETGIVFCNRKTEVDIVAKSLRSHGFDAAAIHGDLDQSQRMKTLAAFRDGSLKILVASDVAARGLDIPAVSHVFNYDVPHHADDYVHRIGRTGRAGRSGVTYMLVTPADDKGFDKVVKLIGSTPDEEKLDLDYSQAVTVHRDGDRKRGGRGAPPSRDRGGEREPGERSARGGRGARNRDAEAVTPEAATPVESLPEAAPVMPREPRPPRERKPRERGPRADRPERVVQAETVEAVAEPVETESEARPARDRGRDRGRGRPERAPRPERTEAPAAVETETFAPRERNDRPRPEREARPASPVRGVQPVRGREDDDDRRVVGFGSDTPAFLMRAPPRLPKVPTDD from the coding sequence ATGACAGAATTTTCCGAACTCGGGCTGTCGCCCACGACCCTCCAGGCGGTCGCAGACACCGGCTATACGACCGCTACCCCGATCCAGGCCCAGGCGATTCCGGTCGCCCTCGCCGGTCAGGACGTTCTGGGTATCGCCCAGACCGGCACCGGCAAGACCGCCGCCTTCACCCTGCCCCTGATCGACAAGCTGATGACGGGCCGCGCCAAGGCCCGCATGCCGCGGGCCCTGGTCATCGCCCCGACCCGCGAGCTGGCCGACCAGGTCGCCTCCAGCTTCGAGAAATACGCCAAGGGCACCAAGCTCTCCTGGGCCCTGCTGATCGGCGGCGTCTCGTTCGGCGACCAGGAAAAGAAGCTCGACCGCGGCGTCGACGTGCTGATTGCCACTCCCGGCCGCCTGCTCGACCATTTCGAACGCGGCAAGCTCCTGATGACCGGCGTGCAGTTCCTGGTCGTCGACGAAGCCGACCGCATGCTGGACATGGGCTTCATCCCGGACATCGAGCGCATCTTCAAGATGACGCCGCCCAAGAAGCAGACCCTGTTCTTCTCGGCGACCATGCCGCCGGAAATCACCCGCCTGACCAAGCAGTTCCTCAAGGATCCCGTGCGGATCGAGGCAGCGCGTCCGGCGACGACCAACGAGAACATCACCCAGCTGCTGGTCAAGGTGCCCTCCTCCGATCCGAAGGCCAAGCGCCTGGCGCTGCGCGCCCTGATCGAGAAGGCCCAGATCGAAACCGGCATCGTGTTCTGCAATCGCAAGACCGAGGTCGACATCGTCGCCAAGTCCCTGCGCTCGCACGGTTTTGACGCCGCCGCCATCCACGGCGACCTCGACCAGAGCCAGCGCATGAAGACCCTGGCGGCCTTCCGTGACGGCTCGCTGAAGATCCTGGTCGCCTCGGACGTTGCGGCCCGCGGCCTGGACATTCCGGCGGTCAGCCACGTCTTCAACTATGATGTGCCCCACCACGCCGACGACTATGTGCACCGCATCGGCCGCACCGGTCGGGCCGGACGCTCGGGCGTGACCTACATGCTGGTCACCCCGGCCGACGACAAGGGCTTCGACAAGGTGGTCAAGCTGATCGGCTCGACGCCGGACGAAGAAAAGCTCGACCTCGACTATTCGCAGGCTGTCACCGTCCATCGTGACGGAGACCGCAAGCGCGGTGGCCGCGGCGCCCCGCCCAGCCGCGATCGCGGCGGCGAACGCGAACCGGGTGAACGCTCGGCCCGTGGCGGCCGCGGGGCTCGCAACCGCGACGCCGAAGCCGTCACACCCGAAGCCGCTACCCCGGTCGAGAGCCTGCCCGAAGCCGCTCCGGTTATGCCTCGCGAGCCGCGGCCGCCCCGGGAGCGCAAGCCCCGCGAACGCGGTCCCCGCGCCGATCGCCCGGAACGCGTCGTCCAGGCCGAGACTGTCGAAGCCGTTGCCGAGCCTGTCGAGACCGAGAGCGAAGCCCGTCCTGCCCGCGACCGTGGTCGTGACCGTGGACGCGGCCGCCCGGAGCGAGCGCCTCGCCCGGAACGGACTGAGGCTCCGGCCGCCGTCGAAACCGAGACCTTTGCTCCACGTGAGCGCAACGATCGCCCGCGCCCCGAGCGGGAGGCCCGGCCGGCTTCACCGGTCCGCGGCGTCCAGCCGGTGCGCGGCCGCGAGGACGATGATGATCGCCGCGTCGTCGGCTTCGGCTCCGATACGCCGGCCTTCCTGATGCGCGCCCCGCCGCGCCTGCCCAAGGTTCCGACCGACGACTGA
- a CDS encoding coniferyl aldehyde dehydrogenase produces MNAPTNLTLEAHKAEMNHVLQRQKAAHLQDGPWTAEQRIARLDRCIDLLVGHQDEIARAVSADFGSRSPEATALTDIAGSIGPLKFAKDNLAKWMKPQKRKTTPAILGLFGAKASVQYQPKGVVGVISPWNFPVNLTFAPLAGILAAGNRAMIKPSEFTPATSDLMKTMFAKAFSEDEIAVFVGGAEVGQAFSGLAFDHLVFTGATSVARHVMRAAAENLVPVTLELGGKSPVILSRGVDMATAAARIMNGKTLNAGQICLAPDYVFTPADQLDNFVAEAKTAVSRYFPTLKDNPDYTAVVAQRHFDRITGYVEDARAKGATIVEINPANEDLSQQPHRKIAPTLILNPTDDMAVMQEEIFGPLLPVKTYQKVEEAVDYINAHDRPLALYWFGTDEAEKDRVLERTTSGGVTVNDVIFHVAQEELPFGGVGPAGMGAYHGHDGFLEFSHRKAVFQQLKKDIAPMLGLRPPYGEGIRKYLAGQIKR; encoded by the coding sequence ATGAACGCACCCACAAATCTGACGCTCGAGGCCCACAAGGCCGAAATGAACCATGTGCTGCAGCGCCAGAAGGCGGCTCACCTGCAGGATGGTCCCTGGACTGCCGAACAGCGAATCGCGCGGCTGGATCGCTGCATTGATCTCCTGGTCGGGCACCAGGACGAGATCGCCAGGGCTGTCAGTGCCGATTTCGGATCTCGCTCGCCTGAAGCCACCGCCCTGACCGACATCGCAGGCTCCATCGGCCCGCTGAAGTTCGCCAAGGACAATCTGGCCAAGTGGATGAAGCCGCAGAAGCGCAAGACGACGCCGGCGATCCTGGGTCTGTTTGGTGCCAAGGCCAGCGTCCAGTACCAGCCCAAGGGCGTTGTCGGGGTGATCAGCCCCTGGAACTTCCCGGTCAATCTGACCTTTGCGCCCCTGGCGGGCATTCTGGCGGCGGGCAATCGCGCCATGATCAAGCCGTCGGAGTTCACGCCGGCAACCTCGGACCTGATGAAGACGATGTTCGCCAAGGCGTTTTCCGAGGACGAGATCGCGGTCTTCGTCGGGGGCGCGGAGGTCGGGCAGGCCTTCTCCGGACTGGCCTTTGACCACCTCGTCTTCACTGGCGCGACATCGGTAGCCCGTCACGTCATGCGAGCCGCAGCTGAAAACCTCGTGCCGGTCACCCTGGAACTGGGTGGAAAGAGCCCGGTGATCCTGTCGCGCGGCGTGGACATGGCGACCGCCGCTGCCCGGATCATGAACGGCAAGACCCTGAACGCCGGCCAGATCTGCCTGGCCCCGGACTATGTCTTTACCCCGGCTGATCAGCTCGACAACTTCGTGGCCGAGGCCAAGACGGCGGTCAGCCGGTACTTCCCGACCCTCAAGGACAATCCCGACTATACAGCGGTCGTGGCGCAGCGGCACTTCGACCGGATCACCGGCTATGTCGAGGATGCCCGGGCCAAGGGGGCCACGATCGTCGAGATCAATCCGGCCAATGAGGACCTCTCCCAGCAGCCGCACCGCAAGATTGCCCCGACCCTGATCCTGAATCCGACCGACGACATGGCGGTCATGCAGGAAGAGATCTTTGGTCCCCTGCTGCCCGTGAAGACCTACCAGAAGGTCGAGGAGGCCGTGGACTATATCAATGCCCATGACCGCCCGCTGGCTCTCTACTGGTTCGGGACGGACGAGGCCGAGAAGGATCGGGTGCTTGAGCGCACCACCAGCGGTGGCGTTACGGTCAATGACGTGATCTTCCACGTTGCCCAGGAAGAACTGCCGTTCGGTGGCGTTGGCCCCGCCGGCATGGGTGCCTATCACGGCCATGACGGCTTCCTGGAGTTCAGCCATCGCAAGGCTGTGTTCCAGCAGCTGAAGAAGGACATTGCGCCGATGCTCGGCCTGCGTCCGCCCTATGGCGAAGGGATCCGCAAGTATCTGGCGGGCCAGATCAAGCGCTGA
- a CDS encoding GGDEF domain-containing protein, with protein sequence MSDVETTLRGPEAYKIARRALDLMERHQVWPTALNFELWTHFVADPDGALARELTRLISLGEPMTEIISEELAAAYLPKARLNEQIRDAGDLLSKELASVSQAIQNAQKSNAAFGKQLDGATKDLNANADVGAIKSVVTSLAQATRRVHKENQSLEARLAESTAEVDRLREHLEQVRRDATTDGLTNLANRKAFDEELDRACAEGDEAGSSLCLAVLDIDHFKGFNDTWGHQTGDQVIRYVASVIGRVAAMPRFAARYGGEEFAMIFPRESAAIVASCLEEIRVEVSSRTLKRRSTNEDLGTITISSGFAERARDESSHSLMERADAALYASKRSGRNKVSSAADAAASANAA encoded by the coding sequence ATGTCGGACGTCGAAACTACGCTGCGCGGGCCCGAGGCCTACAAGATTGCGCGACGCGCTCTGGACCTCATGGAACGCCATCAGGTCTGGCCTACCGCATTGAATTTCGAACTCTGGACCCACTTTGTTGCGGACCCGGACGGCGCTCTTGCGCGTGAACTCACCCGGCTGATTTCGCTTGGCGAGCCGATGACCGAGATCATCAGCGAAGAGCTCGCAGCGGCCTATCTTCCCAAGGCCCGCCTTAACGAACAGATCCGCGACGCCGGTGACCTGCTCAGCAAGGAACTGGCCTCGGTCTCGCAGGCCATCCAGAACGCCCAGAAATCCAACGCCGCCTTCGGCAAGCAGCTGGATGGGGCGACCAAGGACCTCAATGCCAACGCCGATGTCGGGGCCATCAAGTCGGTGGTGACCAGCCTGGCCCAGGCTACGCGGCGGGTCCACAAGGAGAACCAGTCGCTCGAGGCCCGCTTGGCCGAATCGACGGCCGAGGTCGATCGCCTGCGCGAACACCTCGAACAGGTCCGACGGGATGCCACGACGGACGGCCTGACCAACCTCGCCAACCGCAAGGCCTTCGACGAGGAGCTCGACCGGGCCTGCGCCGAAGGTGATGAGGCGGGCTCCAGCCTGTGCCTGGCCGTGCTCGACATCGACCATTTCAAGGGCTTCAACGACACCTGGGGCCACCAGACCGGTGACCAGGTCATCCGTTATGTCGCTTCGGTGATCGGCCGCGTCGCCGCCATGCCGCGCTTCGCCGCCCGCTACGGCGGCGAGGAGTTCGCCATGATCTTCCCGCGGGAATCGGCTGCGATCGTTGCCAGCTGCCTTGAGGAAATCCGGGTTGAAGTCTCGTCGCGGACTCTCAAGCGCCGCTCGACCAATGAGGATCTGGGCACGATCACCATCTCGTCCGGCTTTGCCGAACGCGCTCGCGACGAAAGCAGCCATTCCCTGATGGAACGCGCTGACGCAGCGCTCTACGCCTCCAAGCGCAGTGGCCGCAACAAGGTCAGCTCGGCCGCCGATGCTGCTGCCTCGGCCAACGCCGCCTAG
- a CDS encoding enoyl-CoA hydratase/isomerase, whose translation MDYQKIRLTAENGVATITLADPTTLNAASLDLAREITHALAAIAHGKIEARALVITGEGRGFCSGANLSGGGPAARELDVDGKPDAGSALETVYNPMMTALRDFPYPIVTAVNGAAAGVGCSLALMGDMIVAGESGYFLQAFRRIGLVPDGGSTYLLPRLVGKARAMEMMLLGDRIPATKALEWGLVNRCVPDGELMATATTIARELANGPVALGAIRKLVWDSLDADWNGQLHAERKAQKFAGKTEDFIEGVSAFLQKRVAQFKGR comes from the coding sequence ATGGACTATCAGAAAATCCGCCTGACGGCCGAGAACGGCGTCGCCACGATCACCCTGGCCGACCCGACCACTTTGAACGCAGCCAGCCTCGACCTGGCGCGCGAAATCACCCACGCCCTCGCGGCCATCGCCCATGGCAAGATCGAGGCACGGGCCCTGGTCATCACTGGCGAAGGCCGGGGCTTCTGCTCCGGGGCCAATCTGTCAGGCGGCGGGCCCGCCGCCCGGGAACTGGACGTCGATGGCAAGCCTGACGCAGGCTCAGCGCTGGAGACCGTCTACAATCCGATGATGACGGCGCTGCGCGACTTTCCCTATCCGATCGTCACGGCTGTCAATGGGGCCGCCGCCGGCGTCGGCTGCTCGCTGGCCCTGATGGGCGACATGATTGTCGCCGGTGAGAGCGGCTATTTCCTGCAGGCTTTCCGACGTATCGGCCTGGTGCCCGACGGCGGCTCGACCTATCTGCTGCCGCGCCTGGTCGGCAAGGCCCGGGCCATGGAAATGATGCTGCTGGGCGACAGGATCCCGGCCACCAAGGCGCTCGAATGGGGCCTGGTCAACCGCTGTGTACCCGATGGCGAGTTGATGGCCACGGCAACCACCATCGCCCGGGAACTGGCCAACGGCCCGGTGGCCCTGGGAGCGATCCGCAAGCTGGTCTGGGACAGCCTCGACGCCGACTGGAACGGCCAACTGCACGCCGAGCGCAAGGCGCAAAAGTTCGCCGGCAAGACCGAGGACTTCATCGAAGGCGTCAGCGCCTTCCTGCAGAAGCGCGTCGCTCAGTTCAAGGGGCGCTAG
- a CDS encoding ACT domain-containing protein, whose translation MTETVRDRQAMLAGLSPSLQPGQLVFCAADEDWARHQPLGMFREAEGVSLILDRDQAEAEGFSVADPMRLITLNVYSALDGVGLTAAVASALAEAGIACNMVAALRHDHVLVPAEQAEAALRILQDLQTSSSAP comes from the coding sequence ATGACCGAGACCGTCCGGGACCGTCAGGCCATGCTGGCCGGGCTCTCGCCCAGCCTCCAGCCTGGCCAGTTGGTCTTCTGCGCCGCCGACGAGGATTGGGCCAGGCATCAGCCCCTGGGCATGTTTCGCGAGGCCGAGGGCGTCAGCCTGATCCTTGACCGCGACCAAGCCGAGGCAGAGGGATTTTCCGTCGCTGACCCCATGCGGCTGATCACCCTGAATGTCTATTCAGCCCTGGACGGGGTCGGCCTTACGGCTGCGGTGGCCTCGGCCCTGGCGGAAGCCGGGATCGCCTGCAACATGGTCGCGGCCCTTCGCCACGACCATGTCCTTGTGCCGGCCGAGCAGGCCGAAGCGGCCCTGCGGATCCTGCAGGACCTGCAGACAAGCTCTAGCGCCCCTTGA